atataaaatcacagttaatgctttattaattaatttccatCCATTATTTAATTTCTGATCAACAACATAAgtactatatatacatacatatagtACTCACCAAAGCTTGCGCCTGTTGTTGCTGGAATATCAGTCACCAACCTAGCAATTAGCCCACAGAGAGGATGATCAGATCAGTTGATTATTATTAGTAGGCGCGTATAAATTAACCCATGGCTAACATATAGGCTAGCTCCTCAACGTTCTCCCTTGGATGGATCATGGAATACAATAGGTGTCGTGACCAATTATGATGCAGTGAAACCCAAGATCGATCTCTTGCAATATTTAACCTTCGTCCTTGGCACTCATGAGGACAAAagggtaattaattaatatacgtaccaaaatttgaaaaggaaaagaaaagaacaaaaacaaaaacaaaatggtgGAGTTTACTCAGTTTAGAGATGACCGACCAAGGACGACAGTGAAATTGCTTCTGATGTCCCAGATAAGAGAGAAAGCTATTGTCTTGTCggaaaaacgaaaagaaaaaaacaggaaaaaggAGATTGGAAGATAGGCTTTATCATAGTACACATGTAGGCAGGGTGAGGGGTCCCATTGCATATCCAAAAACCTCTTGGAATCCAAAGATACTTTTAGGAGGAATCCAAAGATACTTttaagaggaatgctagacattttaccatttttttttaaaaaaaaatttaatttcaacGTGAggaatttatcattttaaaaaatttgctaCAATCTCATAagatatacattttttttttttttttttttttttttttatatatagtggTCCTCCATTTCTTCGGGCaggcatgatatatatatatatatatatatatatatatatatatatatatatatatatatatatatatatccaacaaaGAACAAAGAGTAGTACAACACCAGAGCCCTTAGGGCTTTCAGTTTCTGCATGGTGACCGATCGATCGAGGAGGATAATCAATTATTTCCTTATCCTTTTACCGTACTAGCTAGCTATTTTCAATTTCCCAGACACAAAAggtttttcacttttcactGCACATATACATCACCTCTTCTTCAATTCCACAAATTTTAACCAACGTAACCCATCTACctctaattaaattattaattaatacaGCAATCGACTGTCAGACAGGAGGATGGACGGTCTTTATCAGTCATCTTTAGATCATATATGTACGTACATCCATAGATATATGCGTCTTCTTTATTGACTGAGACACTAGATTCTACAAATCCATCTTAAAGTTAAAACTCCAACCactgaaagagagagagagagaatcaactAGCTAGGCGGGTATATATtcataataatagtaataataataaaagataaaaaaactaAGCAGGCCGGTCTCATGAGGGCCGGTCCATAcgtaaaaacaaacaaacctcAAGCACCAAACTAATTCCAAACACAGCATTTCTGTCGTGAGCAAATCGAGCGAGCAACcctagctaattaattaagtatcaAATCATAATTAAACATATATAGATGATCATATGCATGCGGGGGAGGTGGAGAGAGTGTTTGCTCACCAATGCAAGTACTCCCTTAGGTTGGGATCGCTTGGACTAGGTGCATCAGGATCCACCATAACCTGCAGTGGAAGTTATCAGATATTGATCAACAACCTAggaagctagctagctagctagagaagaagaagaaagaagaagaagaagaagaagaatatgatgatgatgaggaggaggaggaggaaagaATATATCTAGAATTGAAGAAAAGGGTTGGTAGGTATATATATTCTTACCAGAGTGTAGAAAGTCCTGAGATCGTCACCGCCAATATCAACCCTAGGCTGGTTGACAACCTGAGAGGGTTTGAGCTCGCAACCATTATTAACCTCCCTACTGTAATTGACCCTCAGAGAAATGGACCTTGTAAAGGGCTCCAAAACATCTCCTATTACACGCCCAACCGCTAGAGGGTCCCTGTCCCTCGGCATGAtcgcaaaatatatatatatctattttttttttaaatatatatatatatatatatatataattatatatatatatatttcttatatttatattcgaTCAACTTGTGTTTATTCGCTCAACTTCAATGAGGGATTGTGGCCTTTTATATAGGGTTCTGTCATCTGTGGTATCCACCTTTAACTTTTGTAACGTCGTTAATagattctaacttttttactttGTGCTTTTTATATTCTTAGTTACTCTTCCAACATCAGATGCATGCCAGCCAATAAAAGTCAAAATTGTTATACTCTTCATCTTTTCATAAGTGGACCTTATAAGCTTTATATTCTGCTtcatctatttattttattcatgacTAATGACTTAACTGCTTGTTTCGGTCCCCGCCCAGCATCCCCGAATCCTACCAATATGTCTGCTACGTACGTACGTGGACCTTCTAGATCTTTACTAATTAAGCTAGCTAGctacttaataaataaacaaaagactcttcaaaagttaaaatatatacctttttatttatttattttttataactaCAGTGTGTGCGACGTACTTTTAAATATTGCAGAAACCCTAAAGGCTGCCCTGTTTTTACAACGTTATAGAAGAGCTAGGTATATATAGGTAGTAGGTGGTGAAGgaaattttaattgtttgaaGAAGAAAGACAAGGGCTAGGTAGTGATGAATAGAAAAGCAAAGGCGCTTGAGAAAGCTCAAAATTAAGTAGCTAGGAATCTGGAAAAATAATGTTGTA
Above is a genomic segment from Alnus glutinosa chromosome 12, dhAlnGlut1.1, whole genome shotgun sequence containing:
- the LOC133852174 gene encoding protein VERNALIZATION 3, which translates into the protein MPRDRDPLAVGRVIGDVLEPFTRSISLRVNYSREVNNGCELKPSQVVNQPRVDIGGDDLRTFYTLVMVDPDAPSPSDPNLREYLHWLVTDIPATTGASFGQEVVCYESPRPTVGIHRFVFVLFRQLGRQTVYAPGWRQNFNTRDFAELYNLGLPVAALYFNCQRESGSGGRRR